From the genome of Ovis aries strain OAR_USU_Benz2616 breed Rambouillet unplaced genomic scaffold, ARS-UI_Ramb_v3.0 scaffold_90, whole genome shotgun sequence, one region includes:
- the LOC101105131 gene encoding olfactory receptor 4A47-like, protein MESKNNVTYFVLLGLTQNPKEGKALFVMFLFLYILTVVGNFLIIVTIIVSKSLKTPMYFFLACLSFMDITYSSSITPRLISDLFFGEKTITFKSCMTQLFTEHLFSGSGVFLLLVMAYDRYVAICKPLHYLVIMRQRVCVVLLVVSWVGGFLHSVIQLSTVYWLPFCGPNIIDHFLCDMYPLLKLVCTDTFVIGILVLANGGLICTVVFLLLLISYGVILHSLKNLSQEGRRKALQTCGSHITVIVCFFVPCIFIYVRPAKTFYIDKSLTVFYTVITPMLNPLIYSLRNSELTYAMKKLWKRNIISHIK, encoded by the coding sequence ATGGAGTCAAAAAACAATGTAACCTACTTTGTTCTCCTGGGACTCACACAGAATCCAAAGGAGGGGAAAGCACTTTTTGTTATGTTCCTGTTTCTCTACATTTTGACTGTGGTGGGCAATTTTCTAATTATAGTCACTATAATTGTCAGTAAGTCCCTGAAAACACCAATGTACTTTTTTCTTGCTTGCTTGTCATTTATGGATATTACTTATTCCTCTTCTATTACCCCCAGATTGATATCCGACttgttctttggagaaaaaaccataactttcaAATCTTGCATGACCCAGCTCTTTACAGAGCACCTTTTTTCTGGATCAGGGGTCTTCCTTCTGCTGGTCATGGCCTATGACAGAtacgtggccatctgcaagcccttGCATTATTTGGTGATCATGAGGCAAAGGGTGTGTGTTGTGCTGCTTGTGGTGTCCTGGGTTGGAGGTTTTCTGCATTCAGTAATTCAACTTAGCACTGTTTATTGGCTCCCTTTCTGTGGCCCCAATATCATTGATCACTTTCTCTGTGACATGTACCCTTTATTGAAACTCGTCTGTACTGATACCTTTGTCATTGGTATCTTAGTGCTGGCCAATGGGGGGCTGATCTGCACTGTTGTGTTTCTGCTCTTACTCATCTCCTATGGAGTCATCCTGCATTCTTTGAagaacctgagtcaggaaggGAGGCGGAAAGCCCTCCAGACCTGTGGTTCCCACATCACTGTGATTGTCTGCTTCTTTGTTCCCTGTATTTTCATATATGTAAGACCTGCTAAGACCTTCTACATTGATAAATCATTGACTGTGTTCTATACAGTTATAACACCCATGCTGAACCCACTAATCTACAGTCTAAGAAATTCTGAGTTAACTTATGCTATGAAGAAGCTCTGGAAAAGAAACATCATATCCCATATTAAATAA